The DNA region GGGTGCGTCAGGGCGTGGGAGAACCAAACCGGATTTATGTGCTGATACCGGGAAAGGAGGACGCTGCCCTTGCCTGAGACCTCAAAGCTGGAAAAACTCAACTGGGAGCTGGAGAAAAGCGAAAAGAAACTGCGGAAAGCCATCAATGATGAAAAGGCATTGCAGTACCAGTTAAAGCAGCTTACCCGAAAGGAACGAACGCACCGGCTCTGTACCCGTGGCGGTATGCTGGAAAGTTTTCTGCAAGAGCCGGAACGCCTGACAGATGATGATGTCATGCTGTTGTTGAAACTCATTTTTCACAGGCAGGACACGCAGGAACTATTGAAAAAACTGCTGGAACGGGAGAAGCCGGAAACCCCTTAGTTTACTAAGGGCGCAATTATACACCACCCAGAGGTTGGTGCATTGCGTTCTCCGAAGGCTCCTTGCCGGAGGGCTGTGATTTTCCGCAGTCAAGGTCTGCTCCAAATCATACAGGGGACGCTACGCTTCCCCTGCGCTGGCTGCCGCCAGCTACCCTTTTGTGGACTTGCCATCTGGGGACACCTTGCGTTGCAAGCTGTTCCCAGCCGATAAGTTTCATAAAATATAATGCAAATGGAAAGCTAACTTGACATAAAAGAACTATGTGATATAATGGAAGCATGGAAAGTTAACTTTCCATAAGAGAGGAGGATGACATGAAAAATCGCCTGGAAGAATTACGAAAGCAACGAGGCATAAAGCAAGAAGATTTAGCAAATGCATTGGAAGTATCACGACAGACCATCGGCTCTTTGGAAAACGGACGCTATAACCCATCTATTCAGTTGGCATTTAAGATTGCCAGATATTTCAACATGAGTATTGAAGAAATTTTTATTTACGAGGAGGATTGATTATGAAAAAAAGGTTGTTGATTTTAATGACAGTTACAGGAATGATTATTCTACTGGGAGGATTGCTAACATACGGTTTGGGAGTACATGAAATAATACCTGTGCCACGTCCCGACTTAATAGTAGTAGGTACATCTCTCATTGGAATTTTGCTGATTGTATCTGGTGTGTGCGACTTGTTCGTTAAGAAAACCAAAGAAATGGAAATAGAGGAAAATGACGAGAGAAATATTTCGCTTAGTAATGCTGCTATGGCAAGTGGCTTCAAGGTAATGAATGTTACGATTGCTGTTTCTATTTTTGCTTTGATTTTCACCGGATATATGACAGTAGTCCCATGTTTCACTATTATTGGGGCTTATGCTATTGGACAAATTGTATTTATTGTGCGACTTTTGTACTTGCACAAAACTATGTAAATGTATTACTAAATACCCGCCGCCCCCAGCGGCACAACAAGCAGGAAATCTGAAAAGGTATCCTGCTTTTTCTATGTCCAAAAACGGAAAGGAGGAACACAAAATGCCCTGTCCACACAACGAAATCTCTATTGTGCAGCGCAGCCACCGCCAGTCTGCGGTTGCCGCCGCTGCTTACCAGAGCGGCGAAAAGCTGTTCTGTGAATATGACCAGGAAGTAAAACACTACCCGGAAAAGCGTGGTATCGTCCACAATGAAATCCTGCTCCCGGCAAACGCTCCCCTGGAGTACACAGACCGCAACACCCTCTGGAACGCTGCCGAAGCTGTTGAGAAGCAATGGAACTCCCAGCTTGCAAGGCGGTGGGTGCTTTCCATTCCCAGAGAGATACCGCCCGACCAGTACGCCGCCCTTGTACGGGATTTCTGCCGCCAGCAGTTTGTTTCCAAAGGAATGTGCGTGGATTTTGCCATCCATGACAAAGGGGACGGAAACCCACACGCCCATGTCATGCTGACCATGCGGGCAATGGATGAGCGTGGGAAATGGCTTCCCAAGAGCCGCAAGGTCTATGAACTTGATAAGAACGGGGAACGAATCAAGCTCCCGTCCGGCAGGTGGAAAAGCCACAAGGAAGATACGGTTGACTGGAACGACCGCAAATATGGCGAAATCTGGCGGCATGAATGGGAGGTCATCCAAAACCGCTATCTGGAAGCCAACAACCGCCCGGAACGAGTAGATCTCCGTTCTTACGAAAGACAGGGGCTTGATATTATCCCTACCGTCCATGAAGGGGCTGCTGTCCGGCAGATGGAAAAGCGTGGGATTCAGACGAACATCGGCAACCTGAACCGAGAAATCAAAGCCGCCAATAGTTTGATGAAGTCCATCCGGCAGCTTATTAAAAATCTCAAAGGCTGGATTGCGGAGCTTAGCGAAAAGCGGAATGAACTGCTTGCCCAAAAAGCTGCGGAGGAAGCGGTCTTTCTTCCCAATCTGCTGATGAAGTATATGGAGATACGAAAGGCAGAACGGAGCAGCTGGACACGGGCGGGACAAAGCCGGGGGACTTCCAAAGACTTAAAGGCAGTCAGCGAAGCCCTGTCCTATCTCCAGAGAAAGGGACTTTCCACCGTGGAGGATTTGGAAAACTTTATAGAAACGTCCGGGAAATCTGCCGCCGACTACCGAAAGCAGATGAAGCCAAAGGAAACCCGCAGCAACGTGATTGACGCTATCCTTGCCGCCCGGACGGACTGTAAGGAATGTAAGCCCGTTTATGAGAAATACCAGAAGATATTTTTCAAGAAAACTAAGGAAAAATTCAAGCTGGAACACCCGGAGGTTGCCCGGTTTGAGAAAGCCAGTGCCTACCTTGCCAAGCACCCGGACGATAAGGACAGCACGAAAAAGGAGCTTTTGCAGGAACAGGCGAAGCTTGTGGACGAAATCGCAGACTTGAAAGTACCGTTGACCGAGGTGCAGGAAGATTTGAAGAAGCTGTGGGACATCCGCTACTGGGTACGGAAAGCCACACCCGGCACAGAGGAAAGCAAAGAGCCGCCCAAGAAGCAGCCCCTCAAAGAAGTCTTGCAGGATAAGGCTGACGAGAAGAGAGCACAGAAAAACGCCCCGGCGCAGACGAAACACAAACAACAGGATATGGAACTTTAACAGGCACTTGCCATTTTCAGATTGAGAATGATAAGTGCCTTTTCTTTTTTACAAGGAGGAATTGATTTGAATGTATTTGAAGCTGTGAAGCAGTCCGTTACGACAAGACAGGCTGCGGAGCATTACGGAATCCGGGTAAACAGAAACGGGATGGCTTGCTGCCCGTTCCACAACGATAAGACCCCCAGCATGAAGCTGGACAAGCGTTTCCACTGCTTCGGATGTGGTGCAGATGGGGATGTGATTGATTTTGTAGCTGCCCTGTACGGGCTGGGGAAAAAGGAAGCCGCCGCACAGTTGGCGAGTGACTTCGGGCTTGCCTATGAGGACTGGAAGCCACCGGGCAGGGCAAGGAAGCCCAAGCCCCGGCAGAAATCCCCGGAAGAACAGTTCCGGGAAGCAAAGGCACATTGCTTCCGTGTCCTTGCCGATTATCTACACCTCTTACGGGTATGGAAAACCGACTATGCCCCGCACTCCCCGGAGGAAGCGTTTCATCCCCGGTTCGTGGAAGCCTTGCAGAAGCAAGCCCATGTGGAATATCTGCTGGATGTGCTGCTGTTTGGGGATACGGAGGAAATCGCTTCA from Anaerotruncus rubiinfantis includes:
- a CDS encoding DUF3847 domain-containing protein produces the protein MPETSKLEKLNWELEKSEKKLRKAINDEKALQYQLKQLTRKERTHRLCTRGGMLESFLQEPERLTDDDVMLLLKLIFHRQDTQELLKKLLEREKPETP
- a CDS encoding CHC2 zinc finger domain-containing protein, producing MNVFEAVKQSVTTRQAAEHYGIRVNRNGMACCPFHNDKTPSMKLDKRFHCFGCGADGDVIDFVAALYGLGKKEAAAQLASDFGLAYEDWKPPGRARKPKPRQKSPEEQFREAKAHCFRVLADYLHLLRVWKTDYAPHSPEEAFHPRFVEALQKQAHVEYLLDVLLFGDTEEIASLITEHGKDVIQLEQRMAELAAADAARTKKHHERHAAAPEH
- a CDS encoding helix-turn-helix transcriptional regulator, giving the protein MKNRLEELRKQRGIKQEDLANALEVSRQTIGSLENGRYNPSIQLAFKIARYFNMSIEEIFIYEED
- the mobQ gene encoding MobQ family relaxase, which produces MPCPHNEISIVQRSHRQSAVAAAAYQSGEKLFCEYDQEVKHYPEKRGIVHNEILLPANAPLEYTDRNTLWNAAEAVEKQWNSQLARRWVLSIPREIPPDQYAALVRDFCRQQFVSKGMCVDFAIHDKGDGNPHAHVMLTMRAMDERGKWLPKSRKVYELDKNGERIKLPSGRWKSHKEDTVDWNDRKYGEIWRHEWEVIQNRYLEANNRPERVDLRSYERQGLDIIPTVHEGAAVRQMEKRGIQTNIGNLNREIKAANSLMKSIRQLIKNLKGWIAELSEKRNELLAQKAAEEAVFLPNLLMKYMEIRKAERSSWTRAGQSRGTSKDLKAVSEALSYLQRKGLSTVEDLENFIETSGKSAADYRKQMKPKETRSNVIDAILAARTDCKECKPVYEKYQKIFFKKTKEKFKLEHPEVARFEKASAYLAKHPDDKDSTKKELLQEQAKLVDEIADLKVPLTEVQEDLKKLWDIRYWVRKATPGTEESKEPPKKQPLKEVLQDKADEKRAQKNAPAQTKHKQQDMEL